One Brassica oleracea var. oleracea cultivar TO1000 chromosome C7, BOL, whole genome shotgun sequence genomic window carries:
- the LOC106304419 gene encoding myb-related protein 305, with the protein MSLWGVMGAGWGMVEEGWRKGPWTAEEDRLLIDYVRLHGEGRWNSVAKLAGLKRNGKSCRLRWVNYLRPDLKRGQITPHEETIILELHAKWGNRWSTIARSLPGRTDNEIKNYWRTHFKKKTKFPTNNAEKTKNRILKRQQFQQLRQMELQQEQQTLQFNQIDMKKIMSLIEDDNNNDNNFSSSSSGSSGEGGAFYVPHQIPHSTTSSGYDPNGNGFFPVPIPEANVNEDYTVWDGLWNLDVEGQGSFGGGACVPRKHCFPNVSIPFC; encoded by the exons ATGAGTTTGTGGGGAGTGATGGGAGCAGGATGGGGAATGGTCGAAGAAGGTTGGAGAAAAGGGCCTTGGACTGCGGAAGAAGACCGTCTTTTGATCGATTATGTGCGTCTTCACGGTGAAGGCCGATGGAACTCTGTGGCGAAGCTCGCAGGGTTGAAGAGAAATGGCAAAAGCTGTAGGTTAAGATGGGTTAATTACTTAAGACCAGACCTCAAGAGAGGACAAATCACTCCTCATGAAGAAACCATTATCCTTGAGTTACATGCTAAGTGGGGCAACAG GTGGTCAACAATTGCTCGTAGTTTACCGGGAAGAACAGACAACGAGATCAAGAACTATTGGAGAACCCATTTCAAGAAGAAGACAAAATTTCCAACTAACAATGCGGAGAAGACGAAAAACAGAATCTTGAAGAGGCAACAATTTCAGCAGCTAAGACAGATGGAGTTGCAGCAAGAACAACAGACGCTTCAATTCAACCAAATCGACATGAAAAAGATCATGTCTTTAATAGAAGATGACAATAATAACGATAATAACTTCAGTAGCAGTAGTAGCGGCAGTAGTGGCGAAGGTGGTGCCTTCTATGTTCCTCATCAGATCCCACATTCAACAACAAGTTCTGGTTATGACCCAAATGGTAATGGGTTTTTCCCGGTGCCAATACCTGAGGCTAATGTCAACGAAGATTACACAGTTTGGGATGGTTTATGGAATCTGGATGTGGAAGGACAAGGAAGCTTTGGTGGAGGTGCTTGTGTCCCAAGGAAGCACTGTTTCCCGAACGTGTCTATTCCCTTCTGTTAG